AATGCCTTTTTCGGTTTCACGTCTTGCCATCGCTTTAGCGCTTGGTACGACGCTCAGCGCCTGTAGCTTTTCGTCCGATCAGTCAACATCAAGCCAGCAAGCGCCCGGCAGCGCGACCCGTCCGATACTGAACGGTAGCGAGGCGGAAAACTTTACCGCGGCACGTTACTTCCAGGCCCTTGATCCACAGGCCGCAGCCTGGACTCCGGGCACTATCTCCACGCCTGGGCAGGCGGATATAGTGGTCGGCCCGGCGGGAACCGAGGGCGTTAATTACCACACTCTGCAAGACGCGGTAGATGCGGCGATAACCAAACATACTTCTCAGCGCATTACCATCGCCGTCATGCCTGGGGAATATCCTGGCACGGTCTACATTCCTGCAGCCTCCAGTAGCCTGACTATTTACGGTACAGGTAATCAGCCGAGTGACGTGAAAATCGGCCAGGCTCTGGACGCCACGATGGACCCAACCTCATGGCGTCAGGCGGTAAACCCGGGCGGCAAATATATGCCGGGTAAACCATCGTGGTACATGTACCAGACCTGTCTGAATAACCGTTCCGCCAGCATCGGCTTAATGTGCTCTGCCGCCGTTTGGTCCCAGAACAACGGACTACAGCTTCAGAACCTGACTATTGAAAATAGCCTGGGCGACAGCGTAGATGCTGGCGACCATCCGGCGGTCGCCCTGCGCAGCGATGGCGATAAAGTTCAGCTTAATAAAGTCAATCTGCTGGGCCGCCAGAATACATTCCTGGTCACCAACAGCGATTTGCAAAACCGGTTTATCAACAACCGTCAGCCGCGCACCCTGGTGAGCCATAGCTATATCGAAGGCGACGTAGATCTGGTTTCTGGCCGTGGCGCGGTGGTGTTTGATGACACCCGCTTCCAGGTAGTTAACAGCCGCACTCAGAAAGAAGCGTATGTTTTTGCTCCTGCGACTCAGTCCGGCATCTATTACGGCTTCCTTGCTGTTAACAGCCACTTCTATGCCGCCGGTGACGGAGTGGCTCAGCTAGGACGTGCATGGGATATGGGCGCAGGCCAAAATGGCTATCAGCCGGGTCAGACCTCTAACGGCCAGGTTGTGATTCGCGATAGTGATATTAACGACGGCTTTAACCATGACCATCCGTGGGGCAACGCTAAAGATTCTGGCCGCGCCTTTAGCGGCAATGTGAGCGAAAACCGCGATCTCAACGATCCGAACGCTAACCGGATGTGGGAATATAACAACACCGGTACCGGTAGCAATTAAGCTTACGGAAAAGAATTAATCACCACCTCCGTGGGCGGTGGCCTGGGATTGACAGTGAAAACGGCAGCTTCGGCTGCCGTTTTTTATGGGCCGGTTCCTGAATCGAGACGTAAAAAAACCGCCGGTATATCGGCGGCTTATGTTATGTCCTTAAACCAACATCAATGCGCGTAAACTGTGACCCACATCGGCCCCTTGCCGGTTGGGTAGCGCCCCAGTTCTTGCAACAGCCCCTGCGGCTGAGTAATGGCGTAAACCGCGATATGGTTTGATTTCTGCCCTACCGCCATCAGGTATTTACCGGAATCATCAATATTAAAACCGCGCGGCTGGGTTTCCGTCGGCTGATAGCCTTCTACCGCCAGTACGCTGCCGTCTTCAGAAACGCTGAACACGGTAATAATGCTGGCAGTTCGGTCGCAGGTATATAAATGGCGACCATCCGGCGTAATGTGAATATCTGCTGCCCAGCGGGTATCGCGGAAATCCGGCGGCATCATATCAATGCTCTGCACACACTCTATTTGCTCGTGCGCATTGCTTAACTGCCAGACGTCGACGCTGCCATTCAGTTCGTTAACGCAGTAGGCGAACTGATGATTAGGATGGAATGCCATATGGCGCGGCCCGGCACCTTCAACCGTAGGCACGGATTCCGGGTCGGCGGCAATCAGCACACCGTCATCGCTTAAGGTGAACAAACAGATGCGGTCTTGTTTAAGCGTCGGAACCCACAGCGTGCGGTTATCCGGAGAGATATTAGCCGAGTGGCAACCATCCAGCCCTTCAACCACATTCACTACCGGCTGAGGCAGGCCATTATCCAGCGGCGATACGCTGACGCTACCGGCATTATAGGAGGCGCAGAATAAAAACTTACCGTGATGGTCAGTGGAGATATGAGTCGGACTGCCCGGCAGCTGTGCCTGCCCCGCTTCACTGAGTGAACCGTCATCAGGCGCAATATCGTAGGCAACAACCCGAAAATCGGGGCGTACCCCGACATACAGGTGGCGCTTGTCCGGGCTAATGACCATCGGCTGTACCTGGCCTGGGGCCTCAACGACCTGACGCAGGGCAAGCTGCCCCTCACTATTCAGCTCCCAAACATGAATCTGGTGACTTTCCGGGCTGGCGGTGTAGACAGTCTGTTTCATGACAACTCCTTTAATACAGAAATTAGTCTTACCGGACGGCAACTTAAGCTCACTTTCCCCATGCGTCCGGCACCGGTAATTTTGTACAACCTGTCAGGCAGTGTAACATCCCCTGCATCAAACATGTGTCTCTACAGGATAATCATGAACTATCGCATCATCGCTTTGGATCTCGACGGCACCCTGCTGACCTCGCAAAAAACCATTCTCAGTGAATCGCTGGACGCCATCAAAGCCGCTCGCGCTGCGGGCATTACCGTGCTCCTGGTGACGGGCCGCCACCACGTTGCTATCCGCCCGTTCTACCACGCTCTGGCGCTGGACACCCCGGCAATCTGCTGTAACGGTACCTATTCCTACGATTTTCAGGCGCAGAAGGTGCTGGCTGCGACTCCACTGGCGCGTGAACAGGCTCAGTCGACTATCCGCCTGCTGGAACAGAACCAGATAAATGGTTTGATGTATGTGGAAGACGCCATGGTTTATCAAACCGCCAGCGGCCACGTCACCCGCTCGCTGAACTGGGCACAAAGTCTGCCGCCGGAACAACGCCCGGTTTATCGTCAGGTCAGCTCTTTATATCAGGCTGCCGCAGAAGATAAGGCTATCTGGAAATTTGCGTTGACCGACCCGAGCATCGACCGTCTGAATGAAGTTACCGCCCTCATTGAACAGGAACTGGGCCTGGCCTGCGAATGGTCATGGATAGATCAGGTCGACGTCGCCCAGGCTGGAAATAGCAAAGGCAAGCGGCTGGCCGAATGGGTTGCAGGACAGGGCTACAGCATGGATGAAGTTATTGCTTTTGGCGATAACTACAACGATATCAGTATGCTGGAGCTTGCCGGAATGGGAGTTGCCATGGGTAACGCCGATGACGCGGTAAAAGCTCATGCCGATCGCGTTATCGGATTAAATAGCGAACCGGTGATTGCTCAGACTATCCGCGAGCTAGTGCTGTAATCAGGTCGCTATGGATACGCTTTTGACCAGCGCATAAAGCCACTGGCCGGGGTGAATGCCCAGTTCATCCCTGGCCCACGGGCTGATTCTCGCCCAAAGGGTTCGGCCCGCCACCGCCAGCTCCACCTCCACATGGCCACTCTCGTCATACCAGGCAACCACCTGAGCATGCAGTACATTGCGGATGCTCGACTTTTGCGGCGGCATTAACGCCAGCGATACATCGGTCGCCTGTATACGAATGCGCAGATTACCGTGCTCCGGCAATGAACTGCGGTTCACCCACAAATGCTGGTCACCCAGCGCCAGAGCGCTCATATCATAGTGCGGATGATGTTCCAAAACCGCGACGCTTAGTATGCTGCTTTGTTGTTCCGCAGGAAGCCATGGGCGCATCACCCGGCTGGCCCAAACCTCTTCCAGGCTGCCAGATGCTTTCACCTTACCTGAGTCCAGCACCAGTACGTGATCGGCCAGCTGAACTATCTCCTCCAGCGAGTGGCTGACGTAAAGCAGCGGTATATCGATATCGTGTGCCAGCCGTTGCAGGTAGGGTAACAGTTCGCGCTTACGGGGAATATCCAGCGACGCCAGCGGCTCATCCAGCAGCAACAATTCGGGATTGGTCAGAAGCGCACGACCAATCGCTACCCGCTGTTTTTCGCCACCGGATAGGGTGCCCGGCAGCCTGTCGAGCAGCGGCTCGATACCCAATAATTCCACCAGCCTGTCGAAATGTGCCTCTTGCCCTGCGGCCATGCCGTAGCGCAGATTGCCACGCACCTTATAGTGCGGAAACAGGCGGGCATCCTGAAATACATAGCCTATTCGACGCTTCTCGGGTGGCAAGAATATGCCTTTCTCGCTATCGCTCAGCACCCGGTCGTTCAGCGCTATGCGCCCCTGCTGAGGACGAGTCAGCCCACTGATAGCGTTAATTAAAGAGGTTTTACCAGCGCCGGAGACGCCAAAAATGGCGGTAGTTCCCTTGCCGGCCAGCTCGACATTTAGCGCCAGAGTGTGGTCGCCCAGCGTTTGGGTAAAATTAAGCTCCAGCATCGACTATCCCCCTATTCTCTGACGGCTTTTACGGGCCAGCCATTCGGAAATTAGCAGTGACACTAGTGCCAGAACAATCGAGATAACGCATAACCGGGCAGCGGCGCTCTCCCCTCCCGGCATCTGAATCAGGGTATACATGGCAGAGGGCATCGTGCGGGTTTCGCCGGGAATGTTAGAGACAAAGGTAATGGTTGCACCGAACTCACCCAGCGAGCGGGCAAATGCCAGCACCGTACCCACGATAATTCCCGGCAGAGTTAGCGGCAGAGTAATGGTGCAAAACACACGCCAGCGCCCGGCCCCGAGGGTTCGCGCTGCTTGCTCCAGCTTACTGTCCACACCTTCCAGCGCCAGACGGATAGCTCGCACCATTAAAGGAAATGACATTACCGCCGAAGCCAGTACCGCACCGCGCCAGCTAAAGGCGAAACTGATACCAAACCAGTCCCACAGCCACGCGCCAATCACGCCGTTACGCCCCATTAACACCAGCAGCAAATAGCCCACCACCACTGGCGGCAATACCAGCGGTAAATGAATCAAACTATCGAGCAGTGCTTTACCGGGGAAGCGGCAGCGCACCAGAACCCAGGAGAGCAAGATCCCAAACGGCAGACTGCATATTACTGCCAGCGTTGAAACTTTAAGGCTCAGCGCAACCGCCTGCCATTCGGGATCGGTCAGAATCATTGTGCGGTAGTAAATCCGTACTGTTTAAAAATGACGGCGGCTTTAGGGCCCTGTAAATATTGCGAGAATGCGGTCACTGCGGCGCTATTGTGCCCTTTAACCACGGCCATTGGATATTCCACTTTAGGGTGGCTGCCTTCCGGGAATACGCCGACGACTTTAACGCCTTTGCTGGCAACGGCATCGGAACCATAAACAATCCCCAACGGAGCTTCACCGCGTTCAACTAACGCCAGCGCCCCGCGCACATCTTCAGCCGGAGCCAAATGTGGCTCAACGCTGGCCCAACTACCCAGGCTGGTCAGCGCCTGCTGGGCATAAATGCCTGCCGGGACATGAGCCGGATCGCCTACCGCCAGACGCCCACCTTTGAGCAATGAAGTCCAGTTAGTATCCTTGTCGATAGTCAGATTATTGATTTCGCTGGCTTTAGGTGCCACAACTACCAGGCTGTTACCCAGCAGCGTTTTGCGCGTCTGTGTATCAATCGCCTTTTTATCGGCGGCGTAATCCATCCATTTTTGATCGGCGGAAATAAACAGGTCGGCCGGCGCACCGGCTTCAATCTGGCGGGCAAGAGTAGAAGAAGAAGCGAAAGAAGAGACTACATCCACACCGCTCTCTTTCTTATAATGTGTTGCAATATCACCCAGCGCATTGGTCAGCGAGGCGGCAGCAAACACGGTAATTTTGTCGTTTGCGACGGCCTGCCCCGCCACACTCACCGCCAGAACGGCACCCAACGCCAGACGAGCCCATGAATTAGTCATTTTTTGATGTTATCCCCACATACGTTATGTACTCGGTAATATAGCGATATTAAGGCCTGGTTCCTACCGCCATTGCCGATACAACGTGAAACGGATCGCAAAAAAGCATTAGCAAATTATCGACAAAAACAGAGAAAAACTTAAGGGATAAGTAAAAAGAAGAGATGCATAGAGGAGGGGAAAAAGCGCCCGGCTCACCGGACGCGATAAAACGATAACTATTGGCGGGAGTGGTCGCGATGACCCGCTTTATCCGCATGGCCTGCGTTGGAGATTACGTTAAATACCTCACCCAGACCATAAATCAGACCCAAAATAATGGCCATTACTACGGGCACCATGAGGACCGCAAATAACAAGCTCTTCAATAACTCAAACATGGTTGCCTCCAGTAAGAAAATTCCCCTTTATTCTAACGGCTCAGCGCCAAAAGGCACTGTTCTTTTGTGCGCCAGCGCATTTGCGCCACTGTAACCTTTCGGCGACAATAGCTTTTTATCTCGTAAGGACTGGAATCATGCAGGCCGAAATACTGCTTACGCTGAAACTCCAGGATCGGCTGTTTGCCGACCCGCGGCGCATTACTTTGCTGAAAAAAATTACTGAGTGCGGCTCAATAAGCCAGGGAGCGAAGCTCGCCGGTATCAGCTATAAAAGTGCCTGGGATGCCATTAATGAGATGAACCAGCTCGCGCCACAAACTCTGGTGGAGCGTGCCACCGGTGGCAAAGGCGGTGGCGGAGCCATGGTCACGCCTTACGGCTTGCGCCTGCTGGAACTGTACGATTTGCTGGGTCAAATTCAGCAGAAAGCCTTCGACGTGCTAAGTGATGATACTCTCCCGCTTAACAGTCTGCTGGCGGCTATTGCCCGCTTCTCTTTGCAAACCAGTGCCCGTAATCAGTTATTTGGCACCGTAGTGCAACGTGACCGCGAAGATGTTCAACAGCATGTTGAAATCCTGCTGGCTGATGGCCACCAGCGGCTGCAGGCCGCCGTCACGGCGCAAAGTGCAGAACGGCTTAGCCTTGAGAATGGTAAAGAGGTGCTGGTATTAATTAAAGCGCCGTGGGTTAGCGTAAGCCTCGATCCGATGGCCGCCAGCGGTGCAGATAATCAGTTAACGGGTAAGCTGACCACCATCGAACGCGGTGCCGACCGCTGCGAATTGCTAGTTCGACTCAACGATGGACAAGACCTGTGCGCAGTGATGCCAACCGAACAGGTGGATGCCGAAAATCTGGTTGAAGGTGCTGAGGTTACAGCATTTTTTAATGCCGATCGGGTGATAATCGCCACACTGTGCTAAAAGCGGTGTCATTATTGACAACCCTTTTACAACCACGTATTGCTGGTTACTCATTGCTGCAAAAAATGAGATAACCCATGTCTGTGTTGCATATCTCGCAAGGCATCTTTCGCCTGAGCGACACCCGCAAATTAACGCTGAATGACCTGACTGTGAATGCTGGGGACAGTTGGGCCTTCGTTGGTAGTAACGGCAGCGGCAAATCGTCCCTCGCCCGCGCCCTGGCGGGCGAACTTCCTCAGATTCAGGGCGACCGCCAGGTGAGTGTAGAACGCATCGCCCTGCTCTCATTTGAGCAATTGCAAAAACTGGTAAGCGAAGAGTGGCAGCGTAATAATACTGACCTGCTTGGCCCGGATGAAAATGATACCGGGCGTACAACCGCTGAAATTATTCAACTTAACCAGAAAGATCCCGAACGCTGTCAGCAGTTAGCCGCACAGCTCGGGATTGATGCGCTGCTTGATCGGCGCTTTAAATATCTCTCGACCGGAGAAACCCGCAAAGCGCTGCTGTGCCAGACCCTGATGAGTCAGCCGCAACTTCTCATTCTCGACGAACCGTTTGATGGACTTGACGTTGAGTCGCGCGCCCAGCTTGCCCACCAGCTTGAGCAATTGCATCATCAGGGTTATAGCATTGTATTAGTGCTCAACCGGTTCGCAGATATTCCGGAGTTTGTCTCTCAGGTTGGGGTTCTGGCCGACTGCTCACTGGAAACCACCGGCCCGCGCGCAGAGTTATTACAGCAGGCTCTCATCGCTCAGCTGGCGCATAG
This genomic interval from Salmonella enterica subsp. enterica serovar Choleraesuis contains the following:
- the ybhC gene encoding pectinesterase, encoding MPFSVSRLAIALALGTTLSACSFSSDQSTSSQQAPGSATRPILNGSEAENFTAARYFQALDPQAAAWTPGTISTPGQADIVVGPAGTEGVNYHTLQDAVDAAITKHTSQRITIAVMPGEYPGTVYIPAASSSLTIYGTGNQPSDVKIGQALDATMDPTSWRQAVNPGGKYMPGKPSWYMYQTCLNNRSASIGLMCSAAVWSQNNGLQLQNLTIENSLGDSVDAGDHPAVALRSDGDKVQLNKVNLLGRQNTFLVTNSDLQNRFINNRQPRTLVSHSYIEGDVDLVSGRGAVVFDDTRFQVVNSRTQKEAYVFAPATQSGIYYGFLAVNSHFYAAGDGVAQLGRAWDMGAGQNGYQPGQTSNGQVVIRDSDINDGFNHDHPWGNAKDSGRAFSGNVSENRDLNDPNANRMWEYNNTGTGSN
- the pgl gene encoding 6-phosphogluconolactonase yields the protein MKQTVYTASPESHQIHVWELNSEGQLALRQVVEAPGQVQPMVISPDKRHLYVGVRPDFRVVAYDIAPDDGSLSEAGQAQLPGSPTHISTDHHGKFLFCASYNAGSVSVSPLDNGLPQPVVNVVEGLDGCHSANISPDNRTLWVPTLKQDRICLFTLSDDGVLIAADPESVPTVEGAGPRHMAFHPNHQFAYCVNELNGSVDVWQLSNAHEQIECVQSIDMMPPDFRDTRWAADIHITPDGRHLYTCDRTASIITVFSVSEDGSVLAVEGYQPTETQPRGFNIDDSGKYLMAVGQKSNHIAVYAITQPQGLLQELGRYPTGKGPMWVTVYAH
- a CDS encoding pyridoxal phosphatase codes for the protein MNYRIIALDLDGTLLTSQKTILSESLDAIKAARAAGITVLLVTGRHHVAIRPFYHALALDTPAICCNGTYSYDFQAQKVLAATPLAREQAQSTIRLLEQNQINGLMYVEDAMVYQTASGHVTRSLNWAQSLPPEQRPVYRQVSSLYQAAAEDKAIWKFALTDPSIDRLNEVTALIEQELGLACEWSWIDQVDVAQAGNSKGKRLAEWVAGQGYSMDEVIAFGDNYNDISMLELAGMGVAMGNADDAVKAHADRVIGLNSEPVIAQTIRELVL
- the modC gene encoding molybdenum import ATP-binding protein ModC; amino-acid sequence: MLELNFTQTLGDHTLALNVELAGKGTTAIFGVSGAGKTSLINAISGLTRPQQGRIALNDRVLSDSEKGIFLPPEKRRIGYVFQDARLFPHYKVRGNLRYGMAAGQEAHFDRLVELLGIEPLLDRLPGTLSGGEKQRVAIGRALLTNPELLLLDEPLASLDIPRKRELLPYLQRLAHDIDIPLLYVSHSLEEIVQLADHVLVLDSGKVKASGSLEEVWASRVMRPWLPAEQQSSILSVAVLEHHPHYDMSALALGDQHLWVNRSSLPEHGNLRIRIQATDVSLALMPPQKSSIRNVLHAQVVAWYDESGHVEVELAVAGRTLWARISPWARDELGIHPGQWLYALVKSVSIAT
- a CDS encoding molybdate ABC transporter permease produces the protein MILTDPEWQAVALSLKVSTLAVICSLPFGILLSWVLVRCRFPGKALLDSLIHLPLVLPPVVVGYLLLVLMGRNGVIGAWLWDWFGISFAFSWRGAVLASAVMSFPLMVRAIRLALEGVDSKLEQAARTLGAGRWRVFCTITLPLTLPGIIVGTVLAFARSLGEFGATITFVSNIPGETRTMPSAMYTLIQMPGGESAAARLCVISIVLALVSLLISEWLARKSRQRIGG
- the modA gene encoding molybdate ABC transporter substrate-binding protein, encoding MTNSWARLALGAVLAVSVAGQAVANDKITVFAAASLTNALGDIATHYKKESGVDVVSSFASSSTLARQIEAGAPADLFISADQKWMDYAADKKAIDTQTRKTLLGNSLVVVAPKASEINNLTIDKDTNWTSLLKGGRLAVGDPAHVPAGIYAQQALTSLGSWASVEPHLAPAEDVRGALALVERGEAPLGIVYGSDAVASKGVKVVGVFPEGSHPKVEYPMAVVKGHNSAAVTAFSQYLQGPKAAVIFKQYGFTTAQ
- the acrZ gene encoding multidrug efflux pump accessory protein AcrZ, which encodes MFELLKSLLFAVLMVPVVMAIILGLIYGLGEVFNVISNAGHADKAGHRDHSRQ
- a CDS encoding molybdenum-dependent transcriptional regulator, with the protein product MQAEILLTLKLQDRLFADPRRITLLKKITECGSISQGAKLAGISYKSAWDAINEMNQLAPQTLVERATGGKGGGGAMVTPYGLRLLELYDLLGQIQQKAFDVLSDDTLPLNSLLAAIARFSLQTSARNQLFGTVVQRDREDVQQHVEILLADGHQRLQAAVTAQSAERLSLENGKEVLVLIKAPWVSVSLDPMAASGADNQLTGKLTTIERGADRCELLVRLNDGQDLCAVMPTEQVDAENLVEGAEVTAFFNADRVIIATLC